One window from the genome of Salvia splendens isolate huo1 chromosome 9, SspV2, whole genome shotgun sequence encodes:
- the LOC121749740 gene encoding mitochondrial import inner membrane translocase subunit PAM16 like 1-like, whose translation MAARILANLIVMGSGIMIRAFAQAYRQALANASKTGAAQEAVETIKRGSKMMTEAEARQILGVTENTPWEEIVKRYDKLFERNTQSGSFYLQSKVVRAKECLESVEKPKQQQSPS comes from the exons ATG GCAGCTAGAATTCTTGCTAACTTGATTGTCATGGGTTCTGGAATAATGATCAGAGCGTTTGCTCAGGCATATCGTCAGGCTCTTGCAA ACGCCTCAAAGACTGGTGCTGCGCAAGAAGCAGTGGAAACTATCAAGAGAGGTAGTAAAATGATGACTGAGGCAGAGGCTAGGCAAATACTTGGTGTCACTGAGAATACACCATGGGAAGAGATTGTGAAG AGGTATGACAAGTTGTTTGAGAGGAATACTCAGAGTGGCAGTTTCTATCTCCAATCGAAGGTGGTTAGAGCGAAAGAATGCCTGGAAAGTGTTGAGAAACCAAAGCAGCAGCAGAGCCCGAGTTAA
- the LOC121749739 gene encoding uncharacterized protein LOC121749739 yields the protein MDKLREFFKKTMFYARVLSGYEERRIRSYRLQLQKRLQEAELRKAALNRVPEQIILSEVRKMVQEMQSLNKKLEDTEAAIEDYFKPIDKEAEMIMKVQLEGEEKTMREMVATMQRQALLEKAEAEADAQAQALANSKNAKADQEVEEAEPEPVRVDKRSGMR from the exons ATGGATAAACTAAGGGAATTCTTCAAGAAAACTATGTTCTACGCTCGGGTTCTTTCCGGATACGAAGAGCGCAGAATCCGATCTTACAGATTGCAGCTTCAAAAACGTCTCCAGGAG GCAGAATTAAGGAAAGCTGCTCTTAATAGGGTACCTGAACAGATTATTTTGTCAGAGGTGCGGAAGATGGTTCAGGAAATGCAGTCTTTGAATAAGAAGTTAGAGGACACG GAGGCAGCCATAGAGGATTACTTCAAGCCAATTGACAAGGAAGCAGAAATGATAATGAAGGTTCAGCTTGAAGGAGAGGAGAAGACAATGAGAGAGATGGTGGCAACCATGCAAAGGCAGGCTCTACTCGAAAAAGCAGAAGCTGAAGCAGATGCACAAGCACAAGCACTTGCAAATTCAAAGAATGCTAAAGCGGACCAAGAAGTTGAGGAGGCGGAACCAGAACCAGTACGCGTTGACAAGAGGTCTGGAATGCGATGA